Proteins from a single region of Cydia strobilella chromosome 2, ilCydStro3.1, whole genome shotgun sequence:
- the LOC134754721 gene encoding ovalbumin-related protein X-like → MRRAVFLLSFCCYSLAKNCDERSVTAYYKKPIYEFSTGLLDRVSQETDGHFVCSPINSWMQLVNLAQGAHGATLKQIWKVTGHGKPCMQRTLRKTLNSFYGNVKNYKSQSLVIVDKYLAVKKNFKRRVERSKTVKVVSLDRDTAYESADQASEIIKRATGIRNSIDPFEFMLTSLMLADVATFKAAWRQPFDPGFTAREPFYFYHGSRKAGEVNMMSSIGYFNYINLTAINAEVLELPCIDERRSMLIFLPTNGTIKDLFFHMKRIRIPTIFNLFKKSKNKLVVLRLPRFKISSEIVNLPELISDMGVSYIFKSNGNLKGISDFPIRVNRMKQVVEIEVTEEGVAAEIVQNLIDPEVEPIKFAADRPFAFMLVDKPTEIVLFAGVYSIPSVF, encoded by the coding sequence ATGAGACGCGCCGTTTTTTTGCTAAGTTTTTGCTGTTATTCGTTAGCGAAGAACTGCGACGAGAGATCCGTTACCGCGTACTACAAAAAACCTATCTATGAGTTTTCAACCGGGCTTTTAGATAGAGTTTCCCAAGAAACTGATGGTCATTTCGTCTGTTCACCGATAAATTCGTGGATGCAGCTCGTGAACCTAGCACAAGGCGCCCATGGAGCTACCCTGAAGCAGATCTGGAAGGTGACCGGACATGGGAAGCCCTGTATGCAACGGACTTTAAGAAAAACCCTCAACAGCTTTTACGGGAATGTGAAGAACTATAAAAGCCAGAGTTTAGTGATAGTGGATAAATATTTAGCAGTGAAAaagaattttaaaagaagagtTGAACGATCGAAAACAGTTAAAGTGGTATCGTTAGACAGGGATACTGCTTATGAGTCTGCAGATCAAGCCAGTGAGATTATAAAAAGAGCTACTGGAATTCGGAATAGTATAGACCCGTTCGAGTTTATGCTGACCTCTCTGATGTTGGCTGATGTGGCAACATTCAAAGCAGCTTGGCGGCAACCTTTCGATCCTGGATTCACCGCTCGAGAGCCTTTCTATTTCTATCACGGAAGCAGAAAAGCGGGTGAAGTTAATATGATGTCCAGCATAGGATACTTCAACTACATTAACTTAACAGCTATTAATGCCGAAGTTTTGGAGCTTCCATGCATTGACGAAAGGCGTTCTATGCTCATATTTCTGCCAACAAACGGGACTatcaaagatttatttttccACATGAAACGAATAAGGATACCGACTATCTTCAACCTTTTTAAGAAATCCAAAAACAAACTGGTCGTCTTAAGATTGCCTAGGTTTAAGATAAGCAGTGAAATTGTGAACTTACCAGAACTGATCAGCGATATGGGTGTGTCATATATTTTCAAGTCTAACGGTAATCTTAAGGGTATAAGTGATTTTCCGATACGAGTGAATAGGATGAAGCAAGTGGTGGAGATAGAGGTGACGGAGGAGGGTGTTGCCGCTGAGATAGTTCAAAATCTAATTGATCCAGAAGTGGAACCGATTAAGTTTGCGGCGGACAGACCGTTTGCCTTTATGTTGGTAGATAAACCGACAGAAATTGTATTATTTGCTGGAGTATACTCTATCCCCTCAGTGTTCTAA